TCTACAGGTACACGCAAATCctcctctacaagtgactctccagtgttacatcccctaggactgTGATGGTTAACCTCCTGGCACTCCGgcgataaaactacaactcccaagatgcacacttgcttggctgttctcagaacttcatagaaatgaatgtggcatgcagggagttgtagtttcaccacagctggagtaccggaggttagccatcactgccctaggacatatgatacaCACATATTATTACTAcacagatgcataactttacatttatcccccTTGAACCTCAGTTGCCAAGCTGAGGCCCAATCACTCAGCAGCTGAGACTTGTATTACGGTGTGTCAGCATTATATAGTGCCAAACACAAAATACCCAAACAGTGCCAGCTGAAGGACCCCTAAATACTGCCATACCAGTGCCAGCCACGGTGCCCCCCAAACACTGCCTTAATAGTGATGTCATAACAGCACCAGCCACAATaccccttaaaggggatgtccagcacttataaagtatattagtaagatagtagtaacatagtatataaggccaaaaaaagacatctgtccatccagttcggacctgttatcctgcaagttgatccagaggaaggtaaaaaaaaactgtgaggtagaagccaattttccccacttaaggggaaaaaaattccttctcgactccattcaggcaatcagataactccctggattgaTATTGATAGTCTattttcaggataggccatcaatatctgtttAGCAGGGATCCAACACCACGCAGGAAGTCCAGTGCCAAAAGTAGGTTCTGGAACCACACAGCTCTGTCGATAGTGTAGTGAACAGAGCTGGTAAATGCAGAGCTGCTTcagttgaagtgaatggaagcagaaGCCAGCTCATTTCACTACACaatgtacacagctgtatacttCTGGTCTTACTTTCAGTGATAGAGCTACTCTAAaaaaagctgattggcagggatgaCGGCTGTCAGACCTCCCCCAATCAGAAGGTGATGGCCTGTCCTCGTGATGtactggacaacacctttaatgttTCACCCCATATTATCCCATAATAGCAGAATTTTCTTCTACTCTGGACCAGGCAGTGTCTACTCAGTAATCCCCAAAACAGTGTTGGCCACCTCATAACATTGCCAGTCAAACATGACCCCATATAGTGCAAACCACAATACaagtaaggctaatttcacacattAGCTAAAGGTATCCGGTAGGCTATACCAGCAGATGACCATTCTGCCAAAGTTCACCATATCCGGCCTAGCCAGTTATGGCTATGCACCActggaccctattgactataatacaATCCAACAGGGATTCAGATGGTTTCCTGCATGAACGCCGGGTATCTACTGGACAAAATGCATACCGGATACAGTTATAGTTAATGATGTCCGGCAGTGCATGGCAATATCTGGCTGGGCTGGATACCTTTAGTATATGTCTGAAAGTAGACTATGGTATAACATAATACAGTAATACAGCCATATTATAATGACATGATTTTATGCCAACACTCTATCATCTCATAGGCCATTTCTTTTTTTGCTTTGTAGGAAAAAATTGAAAGCCATGTCGGGTGAAGACAGTGGTAAGGACAACCCTACAAATGAGTGTCCTGTATGTTACGAGCGTCTACAGAATCCGAACATCTCTGAGCGGAGGTTGAGCTGTGGTCATTCCTTCTGTCATGATTGCCTGGTAAAGTATCTCATGACGGCCAAGAAAGAGGGTTCCATAAAGAAGAATATCATATGTCCACTGTGCCGCTATGTGACATTCCTCAgcaagaggggacttattttgcCGCCAAATGCTGGAGAACTCAATCAGATTCTAGAGGTTCCTCACAGTCCTTCCTGTCTAACCCATTCCACTGTAGTAGGGAACCCCAACACCTTGGTCATACCCATTCCTGAGACAAGCGGGTCACATAGTCCACAAGACCTTTGCAGGTGCACATGTTCTGTTGATACTAGCCCAGATCTAATAGGTAATTCGTGTAGCTCTCAAGTCTTCATCATCAGTGATCAAGGACAACCAATGGAATGCAGCGATGAAGTGGTGACCAGTAACGAAACGCATCACATAGATGCCAGGGCGAACTGTTGCCGCTCTCCATCTTTAATAATGATATTGTTATTGATATTTCTTGTGGCTGTCTTGGCAGCAGTTCTTCCATGGATATTGTTGGTCAAAAAAACATGAAGAGAAGTTTGCCTTCCTTCAAAGGTTTTGGGCCAGGAGAAAACATCTAATTTGAGATGACCATCACAGCAAGAAGTCTTGTCCTGCCTCATCCagagattgcaggagatgcatGTCAGAGTATGTTGAATAAACCTAGACTGGAATTTGCCATTTGCAAAGATGGTGAGTGGATACAACAAGTCTGTGTTGGGCTATAAGACGGTTCACTAAACAATGGCACCTTCTGGGTTCAGTTTTTAGTCAAAAGAAGATCCTTCTAAGCCTTGAAACAGGTCAACGATGGCAGGTCTGTTCTATTAGATAGCTTACCACTGACCTATTTTTGTTTGCTTGAGACTGCACGATTTGCACCAATAACGAAGGCCTTTCAAATGTGGATTATTTAAACATGTATGTAAAAATATGGAGAGGGGCTACGGTATCTCGCATATCTATACAagtagaatttaaatttttgaaaatattttctTCATAATGGTAGGTTTGCGTAAAAGACTCTGGGACTCTTGAAACTATGCTGTAAAAATGAACCATTCTTTCATAAACATTGCCACACCTGTTCATAGGATGTGTGTGCAACTCAGCCCTATTCAAAAAATGGAACCCAAGCACAGGTGTGGCCTTTTAAGATTCATAAGACCTTAAGGTCAACAGAGAATCCTGCTTCTTAAGAGTCGTGTATTGACACCTCAACCTCTTCCATGGATGACTAAGAGCGGCCAGTGTACATGCATATTAATATATGTGGCATTCTATTTGTCCCCTTCCTATTTCTCCATTCTGTACTCCTGGGTGCATCATGCAGTAGAAAACTGGCTCTTAGTCCTGAATATAGTCCATATATAAATACCACATTGTGTGCAAATGTGGCGAGCTTGTCTGGACTTGATTTACAAGATGGGTATAACTCAGAAAGGGTGGTGCCACCTTTTCTGTGGCCAAAGTGGTGAGTGATGTGATTTTATACTGTCAAGAAGGGAATCCAGAAATTATGGGGTAATTACAGAGTTGTGTCAGCTTTAATATGTGGTCACTGAACCTGGTTTGGAACCTTATAAAGATCGAGGTATCTGCCGGTACCGAAGCCGACtttggattcctgttttaaaatgtttttaaagttgtaCAATTGAGGcctgaagttattcaccaaagtctcgcacGACTTCGGACTTAACGAAGTTTGTCTTGCcaaagccaatacattttaatgctgtacagaggcaGGTCTCCGTACACCATTAAAACAACCTTTTTGAACAAATTGGctttggatcttggatctgaagcttgattcgctcaacagtactggtaatatttgcatatagctgtacagtgggcccccagaatgaattttactgctgggccctaggcacccctgTCTGATTATGATCTATGTTATGGCTCTGGGAGAGCacggagtaaaaaatgaaaatgcaaaaacagaaaaacgcCATGTCCTCGAACCGTTAAaggatatttttactgatgatctgtgctcaggataggtcatcagtatctgatcagtgggggtcccccaccgatcagctgtttgaggaggcaccaCTGCCTACAGCAGCACtgcagccttcttgcagcttaatcaggggtggccaaccttacagacgcatagagccaaaaaaacaatgactaccaggagccacaagctatacatttacacacgagtcaccgtatttttcgccctacaagatgcacttAGGTTTtaatgctcagatctgccccccatgctcaattctgaacccccatgctcagatcttccccccatgctcaaatctgaaccacatgctcagatctgaccccctcagatcaggacccccccatgcccagatcaggacccccatgcttagatcagacccccatgctcagttctatcatttaaaaaaaatctcttccctctcctgatcaggcactgggctcctgccattctgcaggtctgacacgctctccactgtgacctgatgagcacaacgtcaggtcatagtgctggTCTCCACGTACtatgttctcacactgtgtgcatcaggacatagCGGagggtgagctggagctgcaaagcagtaacagtgcccgatcaggaaaagagatttGAGCAtagggtggagagtgagccgtcTGACTGCTTCCTGACTCCACAGCTAGAGACTCACTTGAAGGAGCAAAGAGCCACATGTGGCTCAAGACCCACGGGTTGGACACCCCTAATCTagtccatgtgacatcacgttcatcggtcacatggtgtAGGCGCAGCTCAATCCctttcacaaacagctgatcggtgaggggtcccgggtgtcagacctccaccgatcagatactgatgatgtaCCCAGAGGATAGGAACACCCCTCAGAAAGAGCGACCATTTTGAAGTTCATCATCATTGCACATGATATCAAGGAAAACAAGAGGATAtttattggagggggggggggggggggagagagtccAACCAAGGTCCCTGCTTCTTCTTTTACTATCAGTCATTTCAGTGCACCACGGTAAGAAAAGATTTTTACAATgtgaaaaagttttgaaaaagagCTGAACACTCCCAAAAAAGTGCATTAAGAATTAAAATAACTTATTGATATATGTTTTCACATCTTTATTCACTAATTTCTTCTGCACTGCAATTGTCAAGCTGCTATAGACAGTGCGCAAAAGTCAATGTAATAATTAAAAATGACTGTGATacagaataaaattatttttgaataacagaaattgatggtgttttttttatatatatattatgaccAGCATTGTTATACCACAGACCCTTGGACTTGCAGGTACAAAATACTATATAATTACACAAAAAACTATTTTGTGTCTACAAAaataacattacattttttgAGTGTTTTATAATCCATCCCATCCCTCTAGTCCTTCAGTATAAACCTGACCATAGACATTAAATGCATTTTGGCCGATGTCGGCGGGATCGggcgaccatctaatgtgtatggtggtctCCCCAATCACCCTTGATGGCAGCTGGATTTCAACAGGCCCAATCCTTTTATTTTTGgtagctaaggctagtttcacatatcTGTCAAtccaattctctgctgacaccgCCTGCCCGATACTTCTATTCACCgccggagcccattgactataatggaaccCTATGGGGATCTTCGGGAGTTTCCGGCATCAGTGCCGAGATTCAGCTGGACAACAACTAGTGCAGGCCATCTACCAGTCACTTTCTGCTTGCTCCCATTCGCAAATGAGTGTTCAGCCTGCAGATGTATAAGGCTGGATTTATTGTAGGGTATCATACAGAGAGAGGCCATAATTACAGCAGTCTATTTAAGAAAAATACCATTAATCTGGCCttacattgccccccccccccccccagtacgcATACATGCTGCCTTTGGCCGAGGGTGCATGTGTTCTTAAACCCCTGCAGACATcggctgtatatatatgtacatcagATGTCAGGTGTTTAAATCTGGCAAAAGTTCCAGAGCTGAGCGGGCACCATAGATGGTGCCAGGCAGTGGGTGACAACTCCGATCAaggacatttaacctctcagatgctatGGTCAAGTGCAACCATGAAATCTGAGAGgtaatttacagggaggcagctCCCTCTGATGACAAATGCCCTCCAACCCATCCTACAACGAGCCGTTTGGTTAGTATGACAGCCTAGAGCCTTGTGAAGGCTCCCTAACCTGCTATTAAAGGGGGTgtaccatctcagacattgggggcatattgctaggatatgcccccaatatctgataggtgtgggtcccatctctgggacctgcacctatacttagaacagagTCAGCAAAGTCCCGGAGAAAGCTtttctccattcattcctatgggagcaagCGGCATATTAGGCTATTTttagcagccccattgaaatgaatgggaagcacaccacgcattcacttctatggggctgatggaaa
The sequence above is a segment of the Bufo gargarizans isolate SCDJY-AF-19 chromosome 6, ASM1485885v1, whole genome shotgun sequence genome. Coding sequences within it:
- the RNF222 gene encoding RING finger protein 222 isoform X2, coding for MSGEDSGKDNPTNECPVCYERLQNPNISERRLSCGHSFCHDCLVKYLMTAKKEGSIKKNIICPLCRYVTFLSKRGLILPPNAGELNQILEVPHSPSCLTHSTVVGNPNTLVIPIPETSGSHSPQDLCRCTCSVDTSPDLIGNSCSSQVFIISDQGQPMECSDEVVTSNETHHIDARANCCRSPSLIMILLLIFLVAVLAAVLPWILLVKKT
- the RNF222 gene encoding RING finger protein 222 isoform X1 — encoded protein: MNFLSSVHRLYMTEPYFPDGEEVREEDRPLTLQGHNQKKLKAMSGEDSGKDNPTNECPVCYERLQNPNISERRLSCGHSFCHDCLVKYLMTAKKEGSIKKNIICPLCRYVTFLSKRGLILPPNAGELNQILEVPHSPSCLTHSTVVGNPNTLVIPIPETSGSHSPQDLCRCTCSVDTSPDLIGNSCSSQVFIISDQGQPMECSDEVVTSNETHHIDARANCCRSPSLIMILLLIFLVAVLAAVLPWILLVKKT